A segment of the Homalodisca vitripennis isolate AUS2020 unplaced genomic scaffold, UT_GWSS_2.1 ScUCBcl_5722;HRSCAF=12590, whole genome shotgun sequence genome:
TAGTCTATTGTTTGCAGTGTTTAAGTTTCGGTCATTGTTAAgtactgtaatacattttgttttgccCTTGTTTTAGTTTCCCTGCAGCATGCATTcctttaaaaatgattattaagTTGTCAGTTGTAATGCAGTGTGCTATTTTATTTTCCCACCCACCACCACAACTGTTGTACAAAAATTGGTGAGCCTTTAGCACGTAAATATGCAAGCCCCTGGCACGAGTGCTTACTTGAAGTAGATGAAAATGAACACGGCAGCGGAGAGTGCGACGAGAGAGAGAGTGTACCCGGTGATGTAGAGGATCGTGGTGATCTCCACTGGGGACAGGAGCTTGGGCAGGCTCGACTCCATAGCGGGGAAGGCGGCGCAGGCGGAGAAGTCCGTGTAGTCATCCCAGGTTCCGTTGGAGTGACATAGGCGAGTAGCGTTCTCTGAGGACATCATAGTAAGAGGAGGAAGTGTTGCGAACCTTTTAGTTCTTATAACTAAGAAGCTCTTTAAGGCAacttcaaaaatgtttacaacatgtACATAAATTATAGCTTCACGGAGTAGTAacggtttaatttaatttttgtttaaacattaatattggaaaattgtaTTGTCTTAAATTAcgagtaattaaaaaagaaaattccttgtcagaattaattaaaaacaagccACTCCTggatatttcacaattttatctGCAGTCGTTTTCATTTAAGTTAGCAGTTAAGAGCTTCCTAGTCGAAAACTGTTTATACGAGGTCTGTGAGTATTTTAACGTAATTAAATCTAACCCAATTGGAAAATATTCTAGCCTTAGTGATCTTTGACCATTATTATGCTGTACAGTCTccaacaataaaaatcttgaatctttAGTTCTGTCaaaaattgcctaaattttcTACTTTAGATTACAATCTTATATATTTCGACTGTGTTGGAAAGTAATTTACATACATGTTAGACATGGCAGA
Coding sequences within it:
- the LOC124373490 gene encoding diuretic hormone receptor-like is translated as MLIFHQESLEQAPHPPPPGYCPRVWDYVLCWPPTPGATLAHIPCFPELNGIKYDTTKNATRLCHSNGTWDDYTDFSACAAFPAMESSLPKLLSPVEITTILYITGYTLSLVALSAAVFIFIYFK